The genome window ATTCCCTCACCTCCCGGTCAAGTCCAAAAATTCTGGCTGCATTTTTCCAGAGAACCTTTTCTTCTCCATCTTCAAAATTCTTTGCCGCATTTCTTACCTTTAAGAGTTCCAATGGATAATATCCGGCATCCGGTGTCCCGGTTCCCAGAAGCACCTGATCGATCCCGGCCGTCTTCATCGCACGGTGCGTATTAAAATCCATACTGGATGATGTCTCAAGATAGATATTTTTATGATCTTTCGCCACGCTTACCGCACTTGCGTTATCATATTGAAGTCCCATGCGGCCCATGATAATGTTCACATCCGGATAATCTTCCGCGATTCCTCCGAAAAATACGGGACTTGAGAATACTTCCGCCGCGCCGTAGCACCACACCACTGCGTGATACTTTCTGCAGACGTCCAAAAGCGGATAGAATACCTCATGCTCACAAAGCATATATCCATGCCGCAGCGGATTCATATAAAGCCCTTTGAACCCTTTATTGGCTAACGCATCCTCCAGCTCCTTCGCGCTGCCCTCCTTCCACGGATTCACAGTATAAAGCCCGATAAATCTGTCAGGATACTTTTTGATCGCCTGATATACCGATTCATTATCCTCACTTTCTGCGTAGCAGCTTATGACCGCGACATCGATTCTGGCCTCGTCCATTTTTTCCAGAAGCTCCTCCGCCCTGATTTCTTCTTTAAACCTGTGCTTTCCAATCGTATTTGATACATCAATAATCACATGAACACCTCCTAATGATCCTTTACCCAATCAGGACCAAACAGCATACCCAGCATTGTTTCCGCCGCAACACTCTCGATCAACGGCATCAGTGAATCCCGCACTCTGGGAAGTCTGACCACAAAGACTCTTTCTTCCTCGGGAATATCGGACGTAGTATACAGCATGACCTTCCCACCATGATCAAGAATAAAATGAAACATCTTCATCTCTTTTGTGCCTTCCTCAAACACCGGGAAAAACATCTGCGCCAGGTATTCTTCTCCCATCTTCGCACTGTGATACTGCCCATGAGCATAATCTGCACATTCCCATACTGCCGTACAGTTATGCAGGCCCTCGCGGTATGCCAGGGAAAGCTGCCTTGCTGTTGCCAATGATGTATTGTTCGCCAACAGATCGAAAAGTGTGATTCCCTGAGCAAACTCAAACATGGGACGCGAATTTTCCTCCCAATGCGCCAGCCAGTCATCCGCCCACGCCGCTGCCTGGCCTACCTCTTCCCAGAATCCATCGTCCAGTTCGCCGACGAGCCGATGAGCCAGGATATTTAAGATCAGCATCGTAAGCTCATAGGTTTTACTCGTAATGGAAACCTCTTTCTCAGCGCAGATTGGCAACGTAATATCCGCGATTTGGCTCAAAGCACTTCCTTCATTATTATAGATTCCGACTACGGTCGTAACCTCTTTTGCTTTTTCCACCAGTTCCACTACTTCTGCGGAATTTCCGGACTGGGAAACTGCGATTACCAGAGTCCTGTCGTCCAGTTGTCCAAATTGAAAACGTGATAGTTCAAATGAACTGAACGCAAGCGTCGGAATCCCCTTTCCCGTCAAATAACTGCGCACGGAATCCATAGCATAAAGGGAGCTCCCCATGCCGGTCAAAACGATTCTGTTCATCTTCCTGTCGTCAAATAAACCGGCGATGTGCTCAATCTTCCCGGCACCTTCCCCCCGGTAATACTCGGCAGTCTTATGCAGCAGCTTACCCTGCGTACAGACTTCGTCAATGAATCCGTTCATTCTCTCATGCCTCCTTTTCTTTTATATGTTTGTTTTTGTTCGTTTATGTTTTATTTATACCATTTTGCATCGGATTAGTCAAGATAATTTCACTAATTTATCATTTTTGTCTGTCATTTTTCTTAATTTTTCTACAAAAGTGAACTTTTAAAGTTCGATATAATACATATTTGTTCTTTTTTGTCTCAAACAGATTGTATTCTGCCAAAAGCTATGCTATAATTTTAATAAAAAATAACCAAAAAGTGCCTGATGCAAATACATACAGGCATAATGGGGTATCTCAAAGGAGAATAGTTATGATTCAAAACAAACGTCTGGAATTAATTATGGATATTTTGCAGCAGGAAAAAAGTGTAGACGTGAACCAACTAAGTGAAATGCTCCATGTAACTCCCAAAACCATACGTCTGGATTTAAAGAAACTGGAAAATGCAAATGCCCTGCAGCGTGTACATGGAGGAGCTGTTCTTGCCAATTACCAGGTCTCCTCTTTTCCCATTCTTTCCCACCGGCAAAGATATGCCACAGAGAAAGCTATGATCGCCAAAAAGGCCTTTTCCCTCCTGAAGGAAAATGATGTCATTCTGCTCGATGACGGAAGCACAACGCTGGAGCTGGCAAAACTACTGGGGGATTTCAAAATCACGGTGCTGACAAACGATATCTTCATCATGAACGAACTCATGTACAAAACAAACGTACACCTGTATGTCATTGGCGGGCTTCTGAAAAGAGACGGGGAGTCCTTCGTGATCAATGGAGAAGATTCTATTCAGTTCATAAAAAAATACCGCGTCAATAAGATGTTCCTCGGCGTAAGCACCATCGATATTGAAAACGGATTAATGATCTTCTATTATGGAGACCGTTCTACCAAGCGGGCTTTTATGGCCGCAGCCGATGAGGTAATCTGTATGGCCGATTATACCAAATTCAACCACTCTGCATTTACCCGGATTGCTGATGTGAAAGAGGTCGACACCATCATTACCGACCCCGCCCTCCCGCAGGAGGAAGCAGACAAATACCGTGCCTTAGGCATCAATGTGATTTATGCGGAGGCTTAAATGACAGTTATACCCAAGGGCATCCCGTATGGCCATTCGGCCGTTTCACAAGGTATACCCAAGGGCATCCCGTATGGCCATTCGGCCGTTTCACAAGGTATGCTTGGTAAAAGAAAACGAGATGGCTTTTTGCTCATCTCGTTTTCCATGTATAGTACTTTCTTTATACTACTTGCTTCTATGCAGTTCTTCTGTTCCCGTTCTCATCAATCTTATATTCTTTCCGGTTCTTGAACTCCTCCGTCTTACCATCATTCCAGTTCTGCACCGGTCTGTAGTATCCGGTAATCCTGCTGTAGACCTCCGTCGGCGCTCCGCAGATTGGACAGGTATACTGCTCACCTGTGATATAGCCGTGCTCCTTACAGATCGAATATGTCGGCGACATCGTATAATACGGAAGCTTATAATTCTCCGCGATCTTTCTTACCAGGTTCGCCGCTGCCTTCCAGGACGGCAGTTTCTCGCCCAGGAATGCGTGGAATACCGTGCCTGACGTGTACAGGGTCTGCAGGTTGTCCTGAATATCCAGCGCCTCAAAAATATCATCGGTAAAGCCGACCGGCAGATGTGAACTGTTGGTATAATACGGCGTTCCGCACTCTCCTGCCGCCGTAATGATATCCGGGTACTGCTCCACGTCGTGTTTTGCCAGGCGGTAAGCCGTGGACTCTGCCGGAGTCGCCTCTAAGTTAAACAGATCCTCGTACTCCTCCTGATAGTCAGAAAGCCGCTCACGCATATGATTCAGAACTCTCTTGGAGAATTCCTGGGTCTCCTTGTGCGTCATATCCTTGCCGATCCATTTTGCATTCAGACCTGCTTCGTTCATTCCCACCAGTCCGATGGTAGAGAAATGATTTCCGAATCCGCCAAGGTATCTCTTGGTGTACGGATACAATCCCTCATCCAGGAGCTTGCTGATGATCTTTCTCTTGATGTCCAGAGATCTTGCCGCGATATCCATCATGCGGTCCAAGCGACGCATGAACTCTTCCTCATTTGCAGAAAGATATGCGATTCTCGGCATATTGATCGTAACAACGCCCACCGATCCGGTACTCTCTCCACTTCCAAAGAATCCGCCGGATTTCTTGCGGAGCTCCCGAAGGTCCAGTCTCAGACGGCAGCACATACTGCGCACATCGCTCGGCTCCATGTCACTGTTAATATAGTTTGAGAAATACGGCGTACCGTATTTGGCTGTCATCTCAAAAAGCAGACGATTATTCTCTGTATCAAACCAGTCAAAATCACTGGTAATGGAGTAGGTCGGAATCGGATACTGGAATCCGCGTCCGTTCGCATCGCCCTCGATCATGATCTCGATGAATGCTTTGTTGACCATGTCCATCTCTTTTTTACAGTCCCCGTAAGTGAAGTCCATCTCTTTTCCGCCTACGATAGCCGGCTTATCCTTCAGGTCGTTCGGCACCGTCCAGTCCAGAGTAATGTTGGAAAACGGCGCCTGTGTTCCCCAGCGGGAAGGCGTGTTGACGCCATAGATGAACGCTTCAATGCACTTCTTCACTTCCGGATAGGTCAGATGGTCCGTCTTCACGAACGGCGCAAGGTAGGTGTCAAATGAGGAAAATGCCTGTGCACCTGCCCACTCATTCTGCATGATTCCAAGGAAGTTCACCATCTGGTTGCAGAGCACACTCAAATGCTTAGCCGGAGCAGAAGTGATCTTGCCCGAAATTCCTCCAAGTCCCTCCACAATAAGCTGTCTTAAGGACCAGCCTGCACAATATCCGGTCAACATAGACAGGTCGTGAATATGAATATCCGCATTCTTATGCGCGTTCGCGATCTCATTATCGTAAATCTCGGAAAGCCAGTAATTTGCAGTGACTGCACCGGAATTACTTAAGATCAGTCCCCCGACTGAATAAGTAACCGTAGAGTTCTCCTTCACACGCCAGTCGCTGACCTTCACATAACTGTTCACAATGTCTTTATAATCCAAAAGAGTCGATTTCATGTTACGAATCTTCTCCCTCTGTTTTCTATATAAAATATAGCCCTTAGCTACATCTGCATACCCTGCCTTAATCAGAACCTCTTCCACGCTGTCCTGAATATCTTCTACCTCAATAAGTCCGCCTTTGATCTTGGATTCAAAGTCAGAAGTAACATTGAGCGCCAAAAGATCGATCACCGTCGGGTGATATTCCTTCTCCTGCGCCTCAAATGCTTTCCTGATGGCCTCTGTAATTTTGGAAATATCAAATTCTGCTACTTTTCCGTCACGCTTTGCTACCTGATACATTTATTTATCTTCCCCTTTCTGTCATAGTACTGTTAACGCTGTTCTTTAATGATATCACTGCTTTTCTTCCTTGTCAACACAAAACAACAACATGTAGTGTGCGGTTTTTCAATGCAGAACTACATGTTGTTTCGTTTTTACTGATATTAACTATATTTTTGTAAATTTATCTGACACATTCCCGCTGGCGCCTCTCGGGAAATCCGCCTGTTTTTCCCAGAATTCAGCCATATTCCAGACAAATTTTATATAGCATGCTTCACGGAAAATACTTCAAACTATCTGACAATTTGAAAATATATCCTTTACGCTATATCCACACCCCGCACCGATACCTGCCCCACAAAGGGCCTCAGCATTTCTCTCCATCTGGCAAGATCCTCCGTCTTGCATGCATGGAGCCCTGAACGGATCACATCGCCGGAATCCACGAACTGCTGCAAATAATAGTTCTCTGCCCCCGCGATCCATTCTCCGATCGCCAGCATCGCCTCCTCGTCGTGAAATTCTTCTACCACCGTAGTCCGAAATTCATAGGGAAGGCTCCCTTCCATCAGGAAACTAACGCTTTCCTCCACCGGAGCCGTATCATATCCTTCGATTCCAATTGTCCGGCCATATCTTTTGCGGCTGTTCTTAATGTCCATCGCCACGTAGTCAAGCAGTCCCTTTCCCGCCAGATCCTTCAGCCGCTCGGGAAAACTTCCGTTGGTATCCAGCTTGACCAAAAGCCCCAGCTCTTTGATCTTAGAAATAAATCCTTCCAGGTCTTTTTGCAAAAGAGGCTCTCCGCCCGTGATACAGACCCCATCTAAGACTCCCTTTCGTTTTTTTAGAAATTCCAGGATTTCTTCCTCCGTATATTGGCCATTTTTGCGTGACACAATCGGCTGGATATTTCCCCGGTCAATTACCAGCGAAGCGTTGTGACAAAACGGACACCTGAAATTGCAGCCCCCGGTGAACACCGTACACGCCACCTTTTCCGGATAATCCAAAAGTGTTAATTTCTGCAAACCTTGTATAAGCATCTTCTTTCCTCTTTTCCCAAATTACGATTTTCTAATCTATCATTTTCTGTGCTTTCTCCATCATACACCATTTCCCTTAACATTTAAATTTTATTTTCTTAAAAATATCATTGATTTTCCCTCCGTTATTCTCTATACTCTATTATAGTTGCGCCAAAATGCTGATCTGGCACCCCGGCGCTATATTCTGAAATGTCAAACGGACCTTCAGACTACATAGAAAATTTTGAAAATACAAGGAGGTTTTATTATGCCATCGAATTTACCATTTACAGCCGAGCAGAAAAAGCAGATCTCCGCGCTGGGAATCGCCTGCTTCGGTGCAGTGATGTTTGCCTTCGGGCTTAATGTTCTGATCACACCGCTCTCCCTTTACAACGGGGGCTTTATGGGAATTGCCCAGTTGATCCGTACATTTATCGTAAGTACCTTTCATCTGTCATTAGGGCAGACCGATATTTCCGGTCTTGTGTACCTTCTGATCAATATCCCACTCATTTATCTGGCGTGGTCCAAGATGGGAAAGGCGTTCTTTTTCCGTTCCATCGTCGTGATCATCGTCCAGACAGCGGCACTTACCTTTATTCCGATTCCCAAGACGCCGCTGATCGAAGATTATCTGACAGCCTGTGTCATCGGCGGAATCATTGCAGGCGCCGGTTCCGGTCTGATCCTTCGCGGCGGAAGCTCCGGAGGCGGACAGGACATTCTGGGAATCTATATGACCAAACGTTTCCCCGGCTTCAGCGTCGGCAAGGTCGGACTAATGATCAACATCGTTGTATATAGTATCTGTCTGATGCTGTACAACATCGAGGTCGCGATCTACTGTCTGATTTACGGAGTAGTCTACTCACTGGCCTGTGACCATGTACATATCCAGAATATTAACGTCAGCGTTATGATTTTCACCAAGAAACCGGGCGTGGCACAGGAGATCATGCAGCAGACCGGACGTGGTGTAACGAACTGGGACGGTGCCGGTGCTTATACCAACCAGTCTTCCAACATTTTGATCAGCGTCATTTCCAAATATGAAGTGAACCAGATCAAACGAATCGTCCGTGAAATTGATCCGCAGGCATTTATGATCTTCACCGAAGGATGCCATGTAGACGGAAACTTTGAGAAACGATTGACCTAGTGCGCTGCAAGGCGTACCAAGCTTGGTAATCTCTAAAAAACGCCAACCGCTTATGCGGCTGACGTTTTTTGTTTTACTCAAAACATTCCCAGGGTCTCAGATTTTTTACCCTTTCTCCGGAACATTTCCACCTGTTTTCTATTTTATACCCAAGGGCACCCCGTATGGCCATTCGGCCGTTTCATAAGGTATTATCTTCCCATAAACGCTTCAATATCTTCCAGTTTTTTCGGCACCCCGGAAGTAATACATTGACAGCCATTTTCCGTGATCAGGCAGTTATCCTCCACACGGAAACCGATTCCCCACTCTTCATGGTAAATTCCGATATCCACGCAGAATACCATGCCCGGCTCAGTCATGCGTCCCTTAACGTCCACCACATCGTGTACATCAAATCCCACATGATGCGCGCCGCCATGCCACATATAGGTTCCGATCTCATCATAGCTCTTGCATACACCGGCCGCCTTTAACTGTTCAAAATTATACCTTCTGGCGATCTGATCCACCTCGGCCATCGGAATTCCCGGCTTTAAGATACTGAACATATGCTCAGAGGTATTATATGCACACTGATACAAAAGCTTCTGACGCTCTGTGAATTTTCCGTTACACGGCCAGCCTCTGGAAACGTCATTGATCTCATAATCCCATATTGCTCCCACGTCGTTGAGGATCATATCCCCGTCCTTAGCCTGCCCGCGGTATCCATTATAGTGAATACAGAAGTTATTGTCTCCCGCCGAGATAATGGACGGGAATCCCGGAGCAAGAACTCCGTACTGTGCCAGCGTATAATCAAACTCTGCCTTATACTGATACTCATACATACCCGGCTTTGACGCACGCATCATCGCCTCGATACCGGCCTTGGTGATGGTCGCCGCCTTCTTCATCGCCTCGATCTCACAAGGTTTCTTGATGGTGCGCTGTCTTCTGAGCTGCATATGGATATCTTTAAGCTGAATATACGGCCAATTCTCCTGAATCTTTGCAGCCATGCGAAATGCATCGCTTCCATCCTGACGGAAAGCTTCATCAAAATCCAGATAAACCTGCTTCACATTCCCCGAACGAAGAAGCACGCCCAGCTCCTCCTCGAACTGTTCCACATTACCATATTCCGTAATGCCGGAAATGTCCTGTGCCTCCTGCTCTTTGATCCTTCTCCCCGTCCAGCGCTCTTTTAAAAAATCCGGCGGCAGAATATACAGCTTTTCCTGACACTCGTCATCACCGACCAGAGCGGTAAATACCGTATTAGCCTGTTCAATTCCTGTCAAATATAAGAAGTTGCGGTTCGTAAAATACGGATAATCTTCATCGCTGGTCTTTCGCGGCGCACGCCCGCTGAATAAGATCACCAAAGATCCCGGCTCCACACTCCTATACAATGTTTTTCTGTTTTCTGCATAAAACTCTCTGTTCATACCCTTTTCCTCCATTGTAAAGGGGACAGCCCCCTTTTCTGAACTATCCCCTGTATTTTTTAGTTAAAGCTCTGCTCTGTACGGTTGATGATCTCGTCCTGGAGAGCCTTGCTTAAATTCCGGAAATGATCACTGTATCCGGCAACACGCACGATCAGATCCTTGTACTCTTCCGGATTCTTCTGTGCCGCGATCAGCGTCTCACGGTCGATGACATTGAACTGAATATGATGTCCGTCCATGTTAAAGTAGGAACGAACCAGGTTCGCCATCTGATCCAGCCCCTCCTCGCCTGCTACGACGCTCGGCGTAAATTTCTGATTCAAAAGGGTTCCGCCTGTCATCAGGTGATCCATCTTCGCACAGGACTTGATGACCGCAGTCGGTCCATTTACATCGGCCCCCTTCTCCGGTGAAATACCTTCGGAAACCGGAACGTGAGCCAGACGACCGTTCGCACTTGCCATCATCACGTCGCCAAAGTATACATGACAGGTGGTCGGAAGCATATTTACGCGGTAGGTTCCGCCCAGCATATTCTTTCTGCCGGTCACTTCGCTCTGGAAATACCCAAATACACTCTTCATGATATCATCTGCATAATCATCGTCATTTCCATATTTCGGAGTATGGTTCTTCACCAGGTTCAGGATCCGCTCATGACCCTCGAAGTTGTCATTTAAGGCAGCCATCAGTTCTTCCATGGTGAACTTCTTCTCGTCATAAACGTTATATTTTACAGCAGCCAGACAGTCGGTGATGGTTCCGATTCCTACGCCCTGCAAATACTTGGTGTTATATCTTGCACCACCTGCATTGTAATCCTTTCCTTTGGAAATACAATCGTTTGTAATGATAGAAAGGAACGGAGACGGCATGTATTCAGCAAAAATCTTCTCGATCACATTGCTTCCTTCTACTTTGATATCGATCAGATATTTCATCTGCTTCTTAAACGCGTCGAACAATTCCTCATATGTTGCGAAATCCGTCGCATATCCCAGCTTTAACCCGAGCTGCTTTCCGGTCATCTTGTCAAAACCATTATTCAGCGTCAACTCAAATACCTTCGGGATATTGAAATATCCTGTCAAAATGTATGCTTCATTTCCGAATGCACCGGTCTCCACACAGCCGCTGGTACCGCCGCGTCTTGCGTCCTCCAGGCTCTTTCCTGCATTTAACAGTTCCTGAATGATCGCTTCGGTATTGTAAAATGCCGGCTGTCCCCAGCCCTTCCTTGAAATCTCACAGGCTCTCTTTAAGAACTTCTGCGGAGTCTTGCGGCTGATCTGTACATTGGAGCTTGGCTGAAGCAGTTTCATCTCATCCATACAATCCAGGATCAGATAACTTACATCATTCACGCCATTTTCGCCGTCCGGCGTGATGCCTCCGGTGTTGAGGTTTGCAAAATCCGTGTAGGTACTGCTCTCTTTCAAGGTGATACCTACCTTCGGCGGTGCCGGCTGATTGTTGAATTTCACCCACAGACACTCCAGAAGCTCCAGCGCCTTCTTCTCATCTAAGATTCCCTCTTCCGTATCCTTCACATAGAACGGATTCAGATGCTGGTCAAAACGTCCCGGTGAGTAGGCGTCCCACGGATTCAGCTCCGTCGTTACTCCCAGATGTACGAACCAGTACATCTGAATAGCCTGCCAGAAGGTCTCCGGTTTGTGAGCCGGTACCACATCACAGTTAACCGCAATCTGAAGTAACTCTTCTTTCCGTTTCGGATCCGCCTCTTTTTCCGCCAGTTCTCTTGCATAGGCTGCATATCTCTCGCCCAGCTTCATCACAGCGTCACAGGCTTTCGCCATTGCGCGGAGCTGATTTCTTTTATCAAATGCTTCCACATCGTTCTTGAAATCCAGTGCGTCAATGGCTTTCTGAATCTCTTCCTTATAATCCAGAAAACCTTTCTCATAAATCTTAACAGATCCAACCGTATGTCCCGGCCCTCTCTGCTCCATGAACTCGGTAAAGATACCTGCCTCATAGCAGTCCTTCCATTCCTTGGTCATATTTGCAAGGATCTTGGAACGCGTGGAGCGTTTATCCCAGTACGGGATCACAACCTCTTCCTGATAGCTGTAATCCTCCTCTTTTACGGTAAAGTTAATCAGGTCACGATCATTCATAACATGCATATCTTCCACAGTGTGGCAGCAAAGCTCCGGGAAGGTAGGCGCCGCCTGCGGACTGTCGCCTTTTTCTCCGACAATCAGTTCCCCGTCGCCAAAGTAAAGCGTCTTTGCCGAGAAATAGTCGTAAAGAACCTGGGCACGAAGTTCGGGAATCGATAACTGTCCCTCATACTTCTTGTATGTCTCGGTCTCAATCTTTGCTCTCTCCAGGTCAATATGCGGCTGGGTCGTAAGACTTGTCTCGCGAAGTGCCTGAACTCTTGCATTCATTCCTCTTTTTTCCATTGTACTAACCTCCTATTTTTGTATTATGAAATCCTGCCTGCTTGAATAAATCGGCAAAATGTTCCATTTCTTCCTGATCCGGCGTTCTTAATTCTTCTCCGCCGTATGCTTTCTCCAAACGCCCGTATTTGCTGCTTCCGGTGTTGTGATAGGGAAGCAGATTCACCTGAGCCACCCGGATCTGGTGTTCCTTCAGCCAGTCGATCACAAGCTGCATACTTCTATCGTCCGCATTCACTCCTCCAATGGTAGGAATACGGATATAGATTCTTGCCCCATCGCGGGAGAGTTTTTCCAGATTCTCCAGAATCAAAGTGTTGTCTACTCCAATATATTTCTTATGTACCTCGTTGTCAATCGCTTTTACATCATAAAGGAAAGTATTTGTATAAGGCAGGATTCGTTCAAAACGCTCATAAGGCACATAACCGCTGGTATCGATCGCGACCGTGATTCCCTGCCGGTCCAGCTCTTTCATTAAGGCTTCAATAAAATCTATATCCGAGCACATGACTTCTCCGCCGGATAACGTCACCCCGCCGCCGGACTGTTCATAGAACATCTCATCTTTTTTCAATTCCTTGACCAGCTCTTTCACCGTGTACTCTTTACCCGCCACCTCACGGATATTCATCAGACAATAGTCTACACAGGTGCCGCAGCCGTCACAAAGCCCGTGGTCAGTCACTGCCTTCCCATCTATAATCTGAATCGCCTTCTTCGGACAGGCGCCTGCGCAGGCTCCGCAGCCGGTACATTTCTCACGATTGGTAAGAATCTGGCTTGCAAATAGCTGCGTCTCCGGATTGTGACACCATACACATCTCAAAGGACAGCCCTTGAAAAATACGCTGGTCCGTATCCCGTCGCCATCGTGAATGGAGTATTTCTGTATATTTGTAACTAACGCCATACCGTCGTCTCCTTTTTCTTCTTTAGACCATAGTTTGAACTTTGGTCTAATTATAACATCGTCCCCTATTTACTGTCAATAATATGGGTTGTACTTCATCACAATTTTTGACGGATTTCAGAGAATTTTTTAGAGGGACGGATACCGATCCGTCCCTCTACTGCTTAGCGCCAAGACAAGGTTCCACCATGCCTTCGCTCATGCATGCTTGGCAACCAAATGACAGGCCACCTTGTGTCCCGGCTCTACCTCTATGAACGCAGGCGCCTCTTTTCTACACTTTTCTGTCGCGTAAGGACAACGTGTACAAAACGCGCAGCCTACAAATTTCTCCGTCCTCACCGGCTGCTCGCCGCTCAGTGCTGCGAACTCCTTCCGCTTGATATATGGATCGGGTGCTGATGCG of Roseburia hominis contains these proteins:
- a CDS encoding anaerobic ribonucleoside-triphosphate reductase activating protein is translated as MLIQGLQKLTLLDYPEKVACTVFTGGCNFRCPFCHNASLVIDRGNIQPIVSRKNGQYTEEEILEFLKKRKGVLDGVCITGGEPLLQKDLEGFISKIKELGLLVKLDTNGSFPERLKDLAGKGLLDYVAMDIKNSRKRYGRTIGIEGYDTAPVEESVSFLMEGSLPYEFRTTVVEEFHDEEAMLAIGEWIAGAENYYLQQFVDSGDVIRSGLHACKTEDLARWREMLRPFVGQVSVRGVDIA
- a CDS encoding SIS domain-containing protein codes for the protein MNGFIDEVCTQGKLLHKTAEYYRGEGAGKIEHIAGLFDDRKMNRIVLTGMGSSLYAMDSVRSYLTGKGIPTLAFSSFELSRFQFGQLDDRTLVIAVSQSGNSAEVVELVEKAKEVTTVVGIYNNEGSALSQIADITLPICAEKEVSITSKTYELTMLILNILAHRLVGELDDGFWEEVGQAAAWADDWLAHWEENSRPMFEFAQGITLFDLLANNTSLATARQLSLAYREGLHNCTAVWECADYAHGQYHSAKMGEEYLAQMFFPVFEEGTKEMKMFHFILDHGGKVMLYTTSDIPEEERVFVVRLPRVRDSLMPLIESVAAETMLGMLFGPDWVKDH
- a CDS encoding YitT family protein, with amino-acid sequence MPSNLPFTAEQKKQISALGIACFGAVMFAFGLNVLITPLSLYNGGFMGIAQLIRTFIVSTFHLSLGQTDISGLVYLLINIPLIYLAWSKMGKAFFFRSIVVIIVQTAALTFIPIPKTPLIEDYLTACVIGGIIAGAGSGLILRGGSSGGGQDILGIYMTKRFPGFSVGKVGLMINIVVYSICLMLYNIEVAIYCLIYGVVYSLACDHVHIQNINVSVMIFTKKPGVAQEIMQQTGRGVTNWDGAGAYTNQSSNILISVISKYEVNQIKRIVREIDPQAFMIFTEGCHVDGNFEKRLT
- a CDS encoding trans-4-hydroxy-L-proline dehydratase activase — protein: MALVTNIQKYSIHDGDGIRTSVFFKGCPLRCVWCHNPETQLFASQILTNREKCTGCGACAGACPKKAIQIIDGKAVTDHGLCDGCGTCVDYCLMNIREVAGKEYTVKELVKELKKDEMFYEQSGGGVTLSGGEVMCSDIDFIEALMKELDRQGITVAIDTSGYVPYERFERILPYTNTFLYDVKAIDNEVHKKYIGVDNTLILENLEKLSRDGARIYIRIPTIGGVNADDRSMQLVIDWLKEHQIRVAQVNLLPYHNTGSSKYGRLEKAYGGEELRTPDQEEMEHFADLFKQAGFHNTKIGG
- the hypD gene encoding trans-4-hydroxy-L-proline dehydratase, with translation MEKRGMNARVQALRETSLTTQPHIDLERAKIETETYKKYEGQLSIPELRAQVLYDYFSAKTLYFGDGELIVGEKGDSPQAAPTFPELCCHTVEDMHVMNDRDLINFTVKEEDYSYQEEVVIPYWDKRSTRSKILANMTKEWKDCYEAGIFTEFMEQRGPGHTVGSVKIYEKGFLDYKEEIQKAIDALDFKNDVEAFDKRNQLRAMAKACDAVMKLGERYAAYARELAEKEADPKRKEELLQIAVNCDVVPAHKPETFWQAIQMYWFVHLGVTTELNPWDAYSPGRFDQHLNPFYVKDTEEGILDEKKALELLECLWVKFNNQPAPPKVGITLKESSTYTDFANLNTGGITPDGENGVNDVSYLILDCMDEMKLLQPSSNVQISRKTPQKFLKRACEISRKGWGQPAFYNTEAIIQELLNAGKSLEDARRGGTSGCVETGAFGNEAYILTGYFNIPKVFELTLNNGFDKMTGKQLGLKLGYATDFATYEELFDAFKKQMKYLIDIKVEGSNVIEKIFAEYMPSPFLSIITNDCISKGKDYNAGGARYNTKYLQGVGIGTITDCLAAVKYNVYDEKKFTMEELMAALNDNFEGHERILNLVKNHTPKYGNDDDYADDIMKSVFGYFQSEVTGRKNMLGGTYRVNMLPTTCHVYFGDVMMASANGRLAHVPVSEGISPEKGADVNGPTAVIKSCAKMDHLMTGGTLLNQKFTPSVVAGEEGLDQMANLVRSYFNMDGHHIQFNVIDRETLIAAQKNPEEYKDLIVRVAGYSDHFRNLSKALQDEIINRTEQSFN
- a CDS encoding DeoR/GlpR family DNA-binding transcription regulator, whose product is MIQNKRLELIMDILQQEKSVDVNQLSEMLHVTPKTIRLDLKKLENANALQRVHGGAVLANYQVSSFPILSHRQRYATEKAMIAKKAFSLLKENDVILLDDGSTTLELAKLLGDFKITVLTNDIFIMNELMYKTNVHLYVIGGLLKRDGESFVINGEDSIQFIKKYRVNKMFLGVSTIDIENGLMIFYYGDRSTKRAFMAAADEVICMADYTKFNHSAFTRIADVKEVDTIITDPALPQEEADKYRALGINVIYAEA
- a CDS encoding aminopeptidase P N-terminal domain-containing protein, producing MNREFYAENRKTLYRSVEPGSLVILFSGRAPRKTSDEDYPYFTNRNFLYLTGIEQANTVFTALVGDDECQEKLYILPPDFLKERWTGRRIKEQEAQDISGITEYGNVEQFEEELGVLLRSGNVKQVYLDFDEAFRQDGSDAFRMAAKIQENWPYIQLKDIHMQLRRQRTIKKPCEIEAMKKAATITKAGIEAMMRASKPGMYEYQYKAEFDYTLAQYGVLAPGFPSIISAGDNNFCIHYNGYRGQAKDGDMILNDVGAIWDYEINDVSRGWPCNGKFTERQKLLYQCAYNTSEHMFSILKPGIPMAEVDQIARRYNFEQLKAAGVCKSYDEIGTYMWHGGAHHVGFDVHDVVDVKGRMTEPGMVFCVDIGIYHEEWGIGFRVEDNCLITENGCQCITSGVPKKLEDIEAFMGR
- a CDS encoding amidohydrolase family protein, with product MIIDVSNTIGKHRFKEEIRAEELLEKMDEARIDVAVISCYAESEDNESVYQAIKKYPDRFIGLYTVNPWKEGSAKELEDALANKGFKGLYMNPLRHGYMLCEHEVFYPLLDVCRKYHAVVWCYGAAEVFSSPVFFGGIAEDYPDVNIIMGRMGLQYDNASAVSVAKDHKNIYLETSSSMDFNTHRAMKTAGIDQVLLGTGTPDAGYYPLELLKVRNAAKNFEDGEEKVLWKNAARIFGLDREVRE